The nucleotide sequence GTCGCATTTGACAAACCCTACCCCGTTCGTCCCCTATGTACTCGACAGGATTATGCAATGTCAAAAATTCCACACCCTCCTGCTTAGCATGATGTATTTCTTCTTTACGAGCCGGCATCTCGTCCTCTGAGCGACGATAGATTATCATAACTTTCTCCGCTCCCAGCCGACGAGCCGTCCGGACTGAATCCATCGCCGTATTACCTCCTCCGATAACCGCCACTCTACGGCCTCTCCACACCGGAGTATCGGAATCGGGATTAGCGGCATCCATCAAATTCACTCGTGTCAGATATTCATTGCTCGACATCACCCCATTCAAATTCTCGCCCGGAATATTCATGAATCTCGGCAAGCCAGCTCCGCTGGCGACCATGATACCCTTAAATCCCATCTCATGAAGGTCGTCATACGAGAGAGTCTTCCCGACAATACAATCGGTCATAAACTCGACTCCCATACGACGAAGGTTCTCTATTTCAACGTCGACAACCTCGTTGGGCAATCTGAACTCGGGTATACCGTATTTTAGAACACCTCCTATCTCATGCAAAGCCTCGAACACAGTGACTCTATATCCCCATTTAGCCATATCTCCCGCAAAAGAAAGTCCACAAGGGCCCGAACCGACTACGGCTATTTTCACTCCGTTACATGGCTTCATGGCAGGGAGAGCGACCTCTCCCGAAGCGTGTTCATAATCGGCAGCAAAACGCTCCAAATAACCGATAGCGATCGGTTCTTTTTTCAATTTTTGAGTATAAAAGCATTTCGATTCACATTGACGTTCCTGTGGACATACTCGCCCACACACCGCAGGCAAAGCACTCGTTTCTTTCAACGTACGAGCCGCCGACAAAAAATCACCCCGTTCTATATTTTTAATAAATTTTGGTATATTGATCCCAACCGGACAACCAGTCATACAAAGAGGCTCTACGCAATCGAGGCAACGAGTAGCCTCCAAAACGGCTTGTTCACGTGTAAGCCCACAATTCACCTCTTCCCGATTAGTTATGCGGTAAGCAGGATCGAGCTCTTTCATTCTCACCCGAGGTATATCGGTACGCTCCTTAGCCTTTCTACTTTTACGCAGCTCTTCTCTCCATTTTTCGGCACGTTGCGCCGATAATTCTTCTTTATTCATAAATATAACAAAACTTGTTACTTCGATTCCAAATCTTTATAGGAAGACAATCGCATAAGCATTTCGTCAAAATCCACTTGATGGGCATCAAACTCCGGCCCGTCTATACATACGAAACGAGTTTTTCCGTCCACCGTAATCCGACATGCTCCACACATGCCGGTTCCATCTACCATAATCGTATTCAGAGATGCAACCGTGGGTATATCGTACTTTCGAGTCAATAGAGAAACAAACTTCATCATCACCGCCGGCCCTATGGTCACACACAGGTCTAC is from Barnesiella intestinihominis YIT 11860 and encodes:
- the gltA gene encoding NADPH-dependent glutamate synthase, yielding MNKEELSAQRAEKWREELRKSRKAKERTDIPRVRMKELDPAYRITNREEVNCGLTREQAVLEATRCLDCVEPLCMTGCPVGINIPKFIKNIERGDFLSAARTLKETSALPAVCGRVCPQERQCESKCFYTQKLKKEPIAIGYLERFAADYEHASGEVALPAMKPCNGVKIAVVGSGPCGLSFAGDMAKWGYRVTVFEALHEIGGVLKYGIPEFRLPNEVVDVEIENLRRMGVEFMTDCIVGKTLSYDDLHEMGFKGIMVASGAGLPRFMNIPGENLNGVMSSNEYLTRVNLMDAANPDSDTPVWRGRRVAVIGGGNTAMDSVRTARRLGAEKVMIIYRRSEDEMPARKEEIHHAKQEGVEFLTLHNPVEYIGDERGRVCQMRLQKMELGEPDASGRRSPVPVPGAIETIDIDEVIVSVGVSPNPLVPNSIEGLEVTPKGTIVVNADTLQSSIPDIYAGGDIVRGGATVILAMGDGRRAAAAMHKALQEK